The stretch of DNA AGGTACGGTTACCGGAAGCGATGCTGACGGAGACACACTCCGCTATCAAATTGTCGCTGGCAATGATTCGGGTGCTTTTGCGTTGGATGCTGATACAGGAAAATTAACCGTAGCGGATACTAGCAAACTAGATTACGAGACGGTGAAAAGCTTTATTTTATCCGTAAAGGTAAGTGATGGAGCAGAAACGGCGAATGCAAGTGTGACGGTCGACGTTCATAATGTGAATGACAACGCACCGGTTGTGGAGGATATCGTGACTTCCATCGATGAAAATACGGCAAATGATACCGAAGTGGGTGTGGTAACAGGCCGTGATGCGGATGGAGATGCGTTAAGCTATCGTATCGTTTCCGGAAACGAGGCGGAGGCCTTTGCCATTGATGCTGCTACTGGAAAAATAACAGTAGCGAACGCGGCCAAACTTGATTATGAAGTGGTTCAAGATTTCACGTTGAAAGTGGAGGTCAGTGATGGAACACATACGGCAGAATCTAAGGTGGCAATCCATCTGAAAAATGTCAATGATAATGCGCCAGTAGTGGAAGACGCTGAGTTTACCATCGATGAAAAGGCAGCTAACGGAACGGTGCTTGGAACCGTGAAGGCGAGCGATGCCGATCAGGATGCCGTTACCTATACGGTTACTGCTGGAAATGACGAAGGGATTTTTAACGTGAGTAAAACGACTGGGGAAGTGACAGTCGCAGACGCGTCCTTGTTGAATGCAGCAGTAAAAGACAAGCATACCCTAACGATCAGCGTGAGTGATGGCAAGCACCAAACTCCGGCCACTGCTCTCGTTCATGTTCTATCTGTGGATGCGACATTAAGTCAGTTAACGGTAAGTGAGGGCAAGTTAAAGCCTGATTTCAAACCAGGTCTGACTAATTATCATGTCATTGTCGAAGACGATACGGATTCGATTACCCTTACTCCAACGACAACGAATGGAAACGCGAAGGTGACCATAAATGAGAAGACGAACACGAGTGGTCAAGAGAGTGAGGCAGTTTCTTTAGATTATGGAAAAAACACGATAACGATTGAAGTAACGGCTCAACATGGTGAAGTCACAGTCTATACGATTGAGGTTCTGCGTCTGCAGAAGCTTGTGCCTACCAAGCCTATGAAGCATGGTGAATCGGTAAGCTTCTCGGATGAACAGGTGAACTTGATTGATTATCAAGGGACGCTGGTTGTGAATTTAAAGAAGAGCTTGGATGATGTAAAAGACGTTCAGTTTACCGCAGAGCAGCTAGAGATCTTGGTTGAGAGACAGGCTGTGATTAAGATCGTGAAGGATGATGTCCAGCTGGTGATTCCGGCAGTCAACTTTGCGAAGGGCGGAGCGCTAACGATTAGTTTGAAACGGGTAGCAAAGGATCCGAAGAAGCTTCCATTTTCTGACCTGGCGAGAAGCGCGGTGTATAACTTTACGATTACGCTCGGAGATCAGGTGATTCATCAGTTTGACCACTCAATTGAACTTGCGTTTTCGGTTGAAGGGGCACATGCCGGAGATTTACAGGTGTATTATTGGAATGAAGGGAATAAGAAATGGGAGCTTGTAGGCGGAACGTTGAAAGACGGTCAGGTCACAGGAAAAACTGACCACTTTAGCACGTTTGCTGTGTTTGCACCAAGTGATTTGGTCGCAAAAGAAGAACCATCTTCCAACGATTCAGAACTCCCAGCAACAGCAACAAACATGTATAACTGGTTACTCGCAGGTATCCTCTTCATCATTATTGGAGCAGGCGCTATTTTAAGACAGCGTCGGAGAGACATTTAATAACAAAAAAGGGGATAGTCCCCCGTTGCGCAAAATGCGCCGGGGGACTGTCCCCAAACATAAGAGAGCTGCTCTAAAAGAAGCATGCTCTCTTATGTTTATCAATTAATGGTTTTCGTTGTATTCGTATAGATCCGTCCAGTCCTCGCTTGGATCGTAGTCATCGCTTCCTCTGTCAGACTCATCCCAAAAATAGTTGTGCGACGGATAATCATCATAATCGTCATAATCATCACTTCTGTAATGACTACTCGCATAGCTAGTAGGCTTGGATGCATAGTGTGATAGTTTATTTGTTTGAACAGCAGGTGCCACCGGCTGATGGTTTTTAATTTTTTCAGAATCAGTGGAAAGGATTACTTCTAGTCCATAGTTATAGCCATTTCCCCCTAATTTTTTATTGATTTTTGCATAAACCGTAACACCTGAGTCCATCTTTGGTGCAAGGTTAGCGGCAGCGTCACGCGGGACCCAGCCGATGTTTTGGTTGCGGCTATTATAGATTCCTATCGCATTTCTATCATAGGCATTGTTCCTATCACGTCTAATGGTAATTTGATCGTACACACTCAAACTAGCAATTATTCCTTGTCTGCCTTCATAGGTTACGCCGGCTAGTTTGACCGTTGTATGGATATAAGCTTTAGTTGCTGCCAACCACAGCTGCTGCAAACCTTTGAATAGCTATTTACTTGAACGGACGAAGTTTTGCTGCAACGTGGGCAAGTCATATTTGTATAACTTGGATTGGGAGTATGGTTATAGCTTGTTTTTTGATGGGTGTTTGAGTGGAGCGTAGTGTTAGAGTTTGAACTGGAACTATAGTTAGAACTTGAACTAGAGCTAGGATTAGAGTTTGAACTAGAGCCAGAAGCGCTTGAAAAGAACCAAATAATTGCGATGATAATAAGAATTGTAAACATATTCGTCCCCACTTTTCGTATGAATGTTTCAAATAACTATTTTTTTCATAATATTGTTACTAATTCACTATAACAAATGATTAGTACCAATTCACCAAGATTTTTGTATAATATGTCAAAAAATGATAAAGCACATGAAATTTTTACTATTATTGCTAACATATATTTACTTATAATTAACTAGTAGGATTTTAAATACAATTAATG from Bacillus sp. SLBN-46 encodes:
- a CDS encoding HIRAN domain-containing protein; protein product: MAATKAYIHTTVKLAGVTYEGRQGIIASLSVYDQITIRRDRNNAYDRNAIGIYNSRNQNIGWVPRDAAANLAPKMDSGVTVYAKINKKLGGNGYNYGLEVILSTDSEKIKNHQPVAPAVQTNKLSHYASKPTSYASSHYRSDDYDDYDDYPSHNYFWDESDRGSDDYDPSEDWTDLYEYNENH